The sequence gaggttcccaggccaggggttgaatcggagctgtagccaccggcctacgccagagccacagcaacgcgggatctgagccgtgtctgcaacctataccacagctcacggcaacgccggatcgttaacccactgagcaagggcagggaccgaacccgtaacctcgtggttcctagtcagattcgttaaccactgcgccacgacgggaactcctgtaatgtttttcttaatttaatagtttggcctttttttttttttttttaaggtgtcgATCAGTGTATCCAGAAATTTCTAGATATTGCGAGACAGACAGAATGTTTTTTCCTACAAAAAAGATTGCAGTTATCTGTCCAGAAACCAGAGCAAGTTATCAAAGAGGTATGGGCTCAGTTTTCTCCCCAGGTTTAAGGAAGAGCAAATGTTACAAAAATTCCATTTATGCTTTAGCTGAGATGTTGCATTTGCCCCTTAGTTATGGGGGGACTttatagctacatgtaaaatgtTGATGGTCAGCATTCATGACGGCCTGGACAGGTGGTAgagctgaggggtgggggtagAAAGTGGGGCTTTGAACAGAGCAGCTCTCTGCTCTTACTTGTTCCATACAGTGGCTTTCATGGAAgacttttcttttcagaaacagtTCTACTGCTTGAAAAGGTTGAAAATGTTAATGTGGGTGATAAGCTCATTTTGGGCAGGAACTGATCTGTATGTCCCTGGTACCTTACACACAGGAAGGTCTCTGGCAAATTTTATTCGTGGAATCGAAAAGTAAATGTTCTGTCCCAGGctctgtgaaaactcaggatttcatttattcagttgTTTGAAATCAGTGAAGTTGGAAGTGTGTTGAGATCGCCCTTCATGGCATTTCAGTGGGTTAGGCCAgggcctgccccctgcccagccaACGTGGAGGAGGAAGACTTCCTTCCCAAAACACCCATGATGCCGTCACTCACAAACACTAAATTGGGGTGATTATTTTTTAGCAGTTTTCAAAATAACTCCTTGCACAAGCTGAGCAGTTAGctaaaaatgttctatttattCATAGATACCAGCTGTTGAAAGGGTAAATGGTAAGAAGATGATATTCTTAAAATTCACCTTATCAGATCGTTTTCTGATTTGAATACTTTAGTAACAATCCAGGTGTGTTCAAGGCCAGGTCTAATACAGAGTTTTAGTAATGGTATTCATAAAAAGGCTCTTGAAAATGAGATTTTCACACTTTATAATCTGAAACGATGGAACAGTGGCTatggattcttttaaaataattaatgtgtTATGGATTCTCAGTGTGACAGATTCTTCTCAGCAGTAGCCTTTGGACAGAGATACTGGGTGTCTGGGGACCAGGATAGGAAAGAGactgatttatttttggctgccctttgGTACTTTAGAATTTTGTAACTTGTGtgtaacttattttaaaaaaacatgaatttaaaataaaagatgcagTGTTAGGCATCTTTCATGGGAAGGTTTGCTTTGGGTCAATCAGATTATGCAGCCAAGCAGAGTAATGGGCCTAGTATGGTTTAGTTGGTTCTCTTTTTGAATTTACTTCTTAGTGCTCTTAACTGATCAGGACCTGTGATCATTTTTCCTGAGTTTGCTCTGACTTAACTGCTTGCATTTGTAGGATGTCTCAGAACTAAGGAACGAATTACAGCGGAAGGATGCTCTGGTCCAGAAGCACTTGACCAAACTGAGGCATTGGCAGCAGGTACTGGAGGACATCAATGTACAGCACAAGAAACCGGCCGACCTCCCCCAGGGCTCTCTGGCCTACCTGGAGCAGGCGTCTGCCAACATCCCTGCACCCATGAAACAAAGCTGAGGCCAGGCCAGCCTGGGAGTGCACTGGCGGACAAGTCGGCCCAGATGGTTTGCCAGACATCACTTTTTATAGACGTGACATTTGGGAGAACTCTTTGCCAGGGAATGAGATGAGTTTAGTTTCATGCTCTCacctaaaatttttccttttttataagcACTATTTCTTGAGTACTTTATGAAATGCCTATTGCTTTGGTAAACTAAGTATATCTTCTTTGCTAAAGTTAGACTGTTGGTATGATGTCACAGATTCCTTTTGATGTgatgggggtttttgttttgctgcttgtttttattgttttcattttcgtATGAATCAGTCTCTATGTTTGCAGTTTTAGTTTGTATGATCTGATCCACATATCAGGATAAGGATTTTGGTTGCAGGCTTTTTATGATAATTTAACCCTCAGTGGCAGTAGATAAAAATGTACAGATTTGCTGTTTCAAGACTGAACTACCTCAAGAGGAATCTAATGCAACAATGTTTATGACACTTCCAGAGACTTGGAATGAGGATATTTTGTAAATAGGTCAGAAAAGGATGATACTATCCTAGATTAGTGTAGTAACTGTCACTGGACTGCAGTTACCTGGTGCTGGAGGAATCCAGAAGTATCCTTAAGGTGATGCTGACTTCTCTTCGGGCCAAGTTTATGTTTTGTGTAGTGTTTATTTACTTTGGAGGCTGGGATATGGTAGGAGTGGTGACGTATTAAACTCTGTACTTTGTGCAGTAATGAATGGGGCAGACCCTGCTCTCAACAGCATGACAGCTGCGGCAGAGGTGAGATGTGAGGATATCAAGGCTTGCTGTGGTCAACTCTGAGTTTTGAGTTTTGTGTGTTCTGCTTTTTTGGAGCAGATTTCTCCATCCGTGAAGGTTTGCGCTGATGGATGGTGTTAATTCCAAGGGGCCCTGCCCCAGTGGGAAGTGGGCTGCAGGGTGCATGTGGAGCCTCCGTGTTTGGGAAGCCCATCTTGCCCTCTTGTTGGTCACACAGGCCACCTGTGGCACTCTGTTGAATGGCCATCGAGAAGTACAAACTGGCACTGGGCCCGGCTCTCATAGGCTGAACCTTTGCTTTCTCTGTTTACGTCCCTTGTTAGATTACATCCCTGTACCCTAAACCGGTGCTGCACCGCCTTCTGAACAGGCAGTACTTCCATGACTCGGTGTCTTGGTCCCTTTGTTTCCTCCAGCCTCGAAGGCCCCTCCCCACGTGACACCCACTCAAGTTCCCATCTGGCCTGGACGCCGCCTGGTCGGTGCAGCCTCTGAAGGCCGTCACAGAACCTCTTGTCTCTTCCGCCAGCCTTGCTTAGTTCTCCCTCCGAGGGTGGTGATCTCTGTCTCCTCGTCCCTCGTGAGAAGTCGGCATTATTCCCCTCTGACTGTACAGGGAGACACCTTTCTTATACATGACACCTACTCCTCACCTTTGgttgcatgtgtgtatataatatgtagCCTAATGCCAGCGAATTCCCTCAATCAGAAAGTAGAAGTTAAAGCTTTTCAAAGTTGTTTGAAGTCACATTATCTGATTTCAGGGTTGTCAACATGGTCCTCTTGTGCCAGTCAGAAGCTCTGACGGGCAGCTTTAGATGTCTTGATTAAAACCTAACTACACTAACTACGTTTTTAGGCATTCTTTCACTAATGAAAACTGCAGGAACAACTCTGTGTGGGGCATATGTATCCGTTATTGCCACTTCTTTACTAAATTCAAAAGTATTTTGTCAAATAAATGACAGTGTTTCACTTTCGTCTGTTTGTAAATAGCAATTTCCTTGTTAGTGATGTTTTGCTGGTTGGTGAACAGAAAACTCTGGGCTGCCGTCTCCTTCAAGGAGAAAACAACCAGCCATCACATCAGCTGGGAGGAACGGGATTTTCTCAGTGCACAGATTCAGACCTTTGGAAGGCAAGGGGGCATGTAGCATACACATGGGAGAGTTGGCTGGTTATCACTCCACTGTCTTGATGCTCAGCAGGACGGTGACAAAACAACAGTGTTTAACAGTCAAAGGCCTCTGTGAGTGCCTGTGGGGGGACGGGTAGCAGATCAAAACCCATATTGCATCTTGGAGATGGTAAGATTGGTGCTACTTTTAGAAATTGAAAGGTTGCTGAGAAGCTAGGCCCTCTCAGAGCTCCATTTAATTTCCCAGGCTTGCCCTCGCAGAATCCAGAAGGTGCTGGAGAATGACTATATACCAAGTAGCCTCAGTCACAATTGCTGTGTGGGATTTTGCACTGACTCTAGAGCAGTTAAGGGCTCAGGTACACGGTATGCAGCCGCTAATGGGGTGAATTCATTCTATTTTCCCCAATTAAGTACAACTCGTAGTGATATTCCTTTCCAGTTTTTCTCCAGAAATATGTTAACGCTTCCTTTGGGTCATAATAAAGCCTAAAAAGATTTGTCAGCAAATCCTGGTGTTTCTCCCTCCTAAATCAATTCTGAATCATTGCATTTCTcctcacaaaagaaaacaagaatgttTTATCTATCAGATTTCCTTGTCAATATTATCTAGAACACAGAGAGGTAGACTTTCCTTCACTGTGCGTGAAGGTGTAAATTGTTAGAAATTTTCTCGTCGTGTTGTCATATCACACAGAAAGCCCAGGTGTGTATTTGATGCTTCGATACTCAGGGAACATGTCCTACAGGAAAAAGGACAGACGCGTGCCAAGATTAGGCAACAAAGGTATAATTATTTGGGTataatctaaaaatttaataTGACCTTTCACTCCTTTGCAACAAGAGAGGCGTCCAAACAGATGCGGGGTCTCAGTCACGTTCTGCGCCTGCAGCCTGGGTCATGCTGAGGCAGGCAAAGAGCAGCAGCGCCACGTGCAGTCTACTTTGTTAGTCACCGGGAGTTGCACTTCAACAACAGTCCAGCGACCTGGATGTAGtctcaaaaacacaaaacaaacatatAATCCGACAATACTCACCCTGAGcagtaaacaaaactaaaaaaagactTGATACTGAAAATAACATGGCACGTTACAGAGATGGTAACaggtatttgcatttaaaaaattatattattggctggagttcctgctgtggcacagtgggttaagactccagctgcagtggctcaggttcaatctctagcctggcgcagtgggttaaaggatccgtccttgccacaggtacagcataggtcgcagctgcggcttggattcaatccctggcctgggaactgccatgtgccatgggtgcagccataaaaaaaatcatattattgGGGCCTGAATTTTGGTTAGGTAGTAAATTTACCTTTAAATTGTGAGTTTGAGTTGTAAGAGGACTTGTTTCATAACGACATAAGTGTGGGAGCAGCGACAGTGTTATTGAAGATGATCTGACTGAGGTTAACGTGAACTTCCTATTTCCAAGTTCAGCCTTCATCTAATTTCACCTTCCTTTGGAAAATCAATACAAGTCACAACCATTTTTATTGCCCagttgtttaaagttttattcaaagAGCAAAGATTTGACAGTGCATAGAATAGACAGCTGTTTATGGGCCACCTGCTGGGCCAGCACCGAAGGATTTTGAGATTGTATTTGCCCACTAAAAGTTGTACTGAGTCTTATGAAATCGCACTGCTCCATCAGAGGGTTCAACAGCTCAGTGTGGATTTTCAGCTGACCAGTCAGCTCTGTTCACGGCCATTCTCCGTTTGCTTTAATCTACTGAGCATCCATGCACTGGGCACCATGAGGCAAGACAAGAGGCTCAGCAGATCTTTGACTTCAAAGAACAGGTAACCTAGAAACCTTCACAAATGACCAAGCTCACGTTGCAGGCACTGAAACTGAGAAGTATGACGGGGCGAGGCTCAGTTATTCACAGAAAAAACCTGACAAGGCTTAATTCCAATTCATGATTGGTATTACtgcccattttattttgttgaaagcTCAAAAAGCCCCTTTGAGGTAGGTGTTATGCCCTCTATAATCTACTTCATGTCCTAGACGTCAAAATATGTGATCCACGTATGCCAGGGCCTACTATAGTCCACTTCtagtagttttgttttctttgtttttttaaaattggctttCCTGGTTGTTTTGAGCTTTGTTTTATTCCTCTTGCTCTTGAGGTTAGATTTGCATTTTGGAACTAACATCAtttacatagaaatatttttcaaatgaagatgACCAGCATCCTAAGAAAAATGGAACCACTTTAAAAGCAGACAATAGAAATCACAAAGTCAGATATTCCACGAGGTGGAAGTAGTCTCAGAGACACTAGAAATACGTGGAGGTTATCAGTAACACTATGGGCGCATTCTGCTAACAGTGGCTCGTTTTAATGTCACAATGTCACCCTGTGAAACCATATGAAATGTTAATGCAAgaatttgttttagttctataTGTAAATCGTAACAAGCAAGttaatttggtttttgttttgtttttttctccttcgaTCAGATGTTTCAAAGAGATGTTTTTCAAGCATTCTATTagtttagaaggaaaaatatttggtaAACCATTCCTGGTGGGCTGAGCCCTGTTTCTGCTGGACTTCTTTGGATTGGGCTGTTTCATCATCTtgtgccctaaaaacaaacaaaaagtttttttagaTGGTTTAGAAAATAGTCAATAAACAACTTAATACCCTACCATCATTTCAGGGAAAGATAAATACttcttttctccaaaaaagatactaggagttcccgtcatggatcagcagaaacgaatctgactagtatccatgaggacgcaggttcaatccctggccttgctcagtgggttaagtatccagtgttgctgtgagttgtaggtgtaagtcgtggctcggatcctgcattgctgtggctgtggtgtaggccagcagcaacagctccgattagacccctagcctgggaacttccatataggcaggtgcagccctaaaaagacaaagatactaGAATGTGACAGGCCAACATTAGCAGCTAGAAACAAGTGAAggatggggacagggagggagaatCAAATTCCTGTTAGGAAAACAGAAGGTTCTCCACTGTTTCACTGAACACTAAGACATCtgcaacatttattatttatttcaggcacaaattaaaacaataacccTTCTCAAAAGATAAGAGAAGAAATGGTTAATCGATACAGCATTACACTTTATGGCTTCTTCAAGAGTTACCTCTACGCCCTGGCGTCTCAGTGAGGCTGTGAAATTAGCCTCATAAACTGAAAAGGGGAGATGgtctgtaaagcacagggaatcCTTTCTGAACAGGCTCTGACTGCGTTTGTGAAGCTGCTTATAAAACAATAGGAACACAGCTTTAAACAGAGGCGTGTGATAATGAGATGAACCGTGGCCCGGGTCACCCTGGCTCTGGCAGTTAATAAACCGTGTGTCTGGGGCTCCAGGCTTCAGTGTCCTCAGCTGTGAAATAAAGGGCTGGACTCATGCGATGACCGACAGGGGTCCTTCTAGCTCAGTACTTGTATTTGTCTGAACAGACTTTGGCAGGCAAGGCCTTTGGAAAAGGAACATTTCAGGAGGGGCCGTTTCTGGAATATAAACttcaaagcccagaattaaagaTTCTGCTCTGAATGGAAGGCTGGATAGGAAGGAGAATTAATAAACAGGGGAAACCACACACTTCTGGAAGAGAAGCGTGCTGCGAGGGTTTCTGGAAAACTAAGAAGGTGGTGTCAGAGACCGTCATTCATGATCAAACCCACAGATTCAGAGACCTTAAAATTACAGGATTATatcatgaatctttttttttttttttttgctttttaggggcacacc comes from Phacochoerus africanus isolate WHEZ1 chromosome 10, ROS_Pafr_v1, whole genome shotgun sequence and encodes:
- the MED28 gene encoding mediator of RNA polymerase II transcription subunit 28, producing MAAPLGGMFTGQPPGPPPPPPGLLGQASLLQATPGIPRTSNSTLVDELESSFEACFASLVSQDYVNGTDQEEIRTGVDQCIQKFLDIARQTECFFLQKRLQLSVQKPEQVIKEDVSELRNELQRKDALVQKHLTKLRHWQQVLEDINVQHKKPADLPQGSLAYLEQASANIPAPMKQS